The Camelus dromedarius isolate mCamDro1 chromosome 36, mCamDro1.pat, whole genome shotgun sequence genome segment AATAGGGACTCAAACCCAACTATTCTTACTTCAGGTTTTTAGTTCCTTCTACACAACCCACCATACTGCCTGCAGCAAGACAGTTTTGCACAAGAAGGCACATGTAATATTATAGTACTAAGTATGGACATTCTACTATCTCCAGCTACAATTTCTTCTCTACACGGTTACCAGTGAAAATTTATTTGATGTTGCCGTCGAATCAAATGCCCCTGACTGCCCACTCCCTTTGAAAgtatcttctaatttttcttcccaTTCCAGTGGCTAGTgattagcacagagcctggacaATGGTAAGTACTCAAAAAGTCCTTAACGAAAGTCTTCCATCCAGATTCTGGGTTTATGCATTATGCAATTTACACTTACctgattgttttcttttgttcttttattcaaacatttgcaaattccaatttACTGTGTTGACACTGAGGATAGAAAGATTAACCTCTTTCCTTGCTACCCCTGGCCTCACAGCCTTGTTCTAAAGactgacataaataaatacagaaataaagtcATCATCGAAACGCCTGCACAAGGGAGCATAGAGGAAATGTTTATCAAAGGACGGGCATGAGAGGTTTCTCAGGGAGGCGTCATGTAAACCTTGAATTATAGCAGATTTGTCAGGCTAACAAGGAAACAAGAAGAAGGGCATTCTAGGGAGAAAACGAGTGAAGTCACGATTCCTCAAACTTACCAAGGCTAGACTGAagcaaagcattttatttatttttaatgagtccCTTCATATATTTACGTATACCACCCTTCGTTAAACATGCACACGATTGTGCATACACAGATTGAGAAGGTTTCAAAGagtataacaaaagaaaaagaaacagttaaGGGAATTAGAAAACAAGCAAGAAAGTTCCAGAAATCATGAAGCCATGGGTGCAACGAAACCAGTGACATATAAAACATACAGCCCTACATGTTTGCTGAGTCTGAGCTCCAAGTCTTACTCCAAActctctgaaaataaaacaagtgaacaaGAGAAGTAAACAGAATCAATGGGAGATTTATAGCAACCATAAACTAAAAGCAAACATGCAATCAACAAAGGTAATAAAACCACATAAACAGAGCAAAGCCAagcaaccaaataaataaaaatcagtggCTCAGAAGGAGCACAGCTTTTCCTGCTGCTGAGACCTGGAAGTTGTCATGACGGGATCTGCGATGGGATCGACCATGAGAACCTGACTCTGCCCTTCTTCTGGGCTCTCAGCCTGGTAGCCCCCTGGCGTTTCACATATACAGACTCTTGGTTGCTTGCCCTAAACCTTGCTCTAGTGACCCCCCCAGTAGCAAGGGAACCCCAACAGGGAGCAATGTGTAGGCTGAGTTTAGGTCATTGGCCCAACCTTTTCACCAGTGAGTTTTATCCCTTGTCACAGGAATGGCGTCATTATTTCTAACTCAGCTATATACCATGAATTGAGAAACCAAATAATAGATCCTTTTCATGCTAGTATCTTGTATCATCACTGAACAAATGAAATAGGTATTTTTAGCCTGTTTTAAGAGTACTTAAAGACATTTTTCAAACTACGTTCATAGCGCATTTAAATTTACAGTTGAAGACATTTAATATCTGAAAACTAATGGCTTTTCGCCATTTAGGTGATACTGGTTGCATTTTGTATCACTATACAACTATTAGTTATAGATGCTTCTATCTCAATTGATTATTTGAGAaccaaaatctattttttttctataaaataattcCTAGGCTTGTTGGATTGATCTTTTTGGTCACTAAAGTATATAGAGAGTATTACAATATTTGCTCCTCTGTAATAATGATTCTCCAAAGGTGAGCACTGAAATCATCTGTATTACTTTGAAATCATAACGTCTCCACTTTATACCAACAGAAACCGTACATAGAAGGAAGAAATCAAGAcactgatttttaatatattctagagGTGATCCCAATGTGTACTCTTGGTTAAGAACCAAAGATTTAATGGGAGTAGCTCAGCCGTCATTTGATTCCAATATCCTGATTGGTCTTGATTGTTATTATCTTTGATAATGCACCGTGTTACTTCCCCGTATGGATTAATTCTGCCATCATTTTAGAACTTTCAGTATTAAAAGACTGAAAAGTATACTAGCATTATAGTTCTTGGATCTTACCACCAGGCAGCTTTAACTCTAGTGGTTATGAAGCCTTACTGTGATTTTAGATAACTTAGGTACTTAACCCATTCTCCAGTGTGAAACTCACACATCTAATTCTTTCTATGATTTATAGCCTTATTTCATTAATACTAACTAAACGATCTTTGTACCTTTCCTTAGTCAGCTCCCCTTCCATTGTTTTCAATAATTATTCAAAACCCTCTCTTCTCATCTCAAGTCTCACTCAACCCACTAATTCCTGTCCTCTTATATTTTCACAATAGGCTTCTTCCCTGAAGCAACTGAAACCatcctgggtctctcccacaatacaatatttgaaatatttttcaagcacCTCGTCTCCTACCTCAGTGACAGACCTTCTGGATGACTTAAATCATTAGCCACTTTTTgagtcatctataaaatgggggtcaTAATCTTTGAACTGACTCCTTCGCTCTATTATGATGACCAGATAAAAGAATGTATGGGAAAATATCTACGTTTTAAGAGATTATTGTAATTTCTGTCCATGTTGctgttctattttcatttctggtTAGACGCTATTTAAACATCCTCCCCACACATCAGATATACTTGATTAGGAAACATTCCAGAATCTTAAGTTGTAAAATTTATGGGAACAAAATTCTCCAAGGTCAGGATGCTGGTCATGGTTTCTTAGTTTTATGACCATAAGTTAAGTCCTATGTTTAGTAAACCCTCGGATATTGTGTTCATCCAGATACATATCTGCTTCATTCTTCATTCCCTCCAGATGCATCAAGTAAACAGCCTCTTCCCTGTTACTGCCACAGTTTTAATTTATAGACTGATACTCAGCTATCCAATAAACAGCATCAGTGTCTCAGGCAGATGGTTCAGTTCACAAGCGTCTTTCAGTGAACATGAAATTCTTTGAACATCTGTTACCTTCAAGGTGCTGTGCCCTGAAGGGTGCACCAGCAGATACATACCCTGCCTTTAAGGGATGCAAATAAGTGTGACTCCCGTCCACTGACCAAGTTGGGAGATGGCATCTCTACGATTCATACAGTTGCTCAAGCTGCACCTTAGAACTCATTCCAGATTTTTCTATATTCCTTAGTTGGTATATCCAATCATTTAGCAAGGGTGACAATTTTATGAGCTAAATATTTCTCCGATGTCAAGAGCTTTATGTCCTGTACCTGTTGCTTTTTCTGTTAGATTCAAGTCATGGAGAACACATTATAGTTCTACAAACATATAATTTTCTACCTACCCATGGCTTTGCTCATACCATTTTCTCTCACCAGTATACTCATTCCCCTGTTTCTTTTCCAGTTAACATTATCTGACTCTCTCCACCCATCAAATGATGTGTTCTAAAGTCTACCTGAACATAACGCACAAACCTCAGTCATAATGTTTACCATTTATAAGCTGTATCTATTTGTAATTTATGTCTGTTATTAGACTTTATTGCAGGAATATCACAGTAGTAAGGATAGTAACAGGGTCATCTTGAAACGCCTAGAAATGTAGTATTAATTTAGTCTAAACTCAAATGTAATAtgatctcaataaatatttaacttatcTTGCAATGCTAGTTGTATCAATAACAaaattcatttccatttcatGGACTGAAAGAATTTTCAACAGTAACAATAACTGCCAGAAAGACAGTCAAAGAGCTCCCACATGCTGAGACATTAATTGTCATCCTAAAACTGTGTTCCCCACTAACCTACCATGAAATAATAGGGTGAAATAAATAtgctctcagaaaaaaaaatttaaaaacacagtagTTTACTCTGAGAAAACTTTAATAAAGGATTTGTCAAAGCATATGTTTCACAAAGAAATATGCTTGTAAAGATTCATTCTAAAAGGACCCGTGAGCAAAGAAGGTGGTATCCATGTAAGTAATGTCAAGTAGAATCATCtgtataaaacacaaaactaatgACAATGACTATAGTGGGGATGAACATGACAGTAGAACTAAAATACCTGACAGCAACATGTAGGGAAGGAGGGGGATGATGACAAGAGTTACACTATTCCAGGGTCTTGTATTATTTAATGGCAGAGATGTTAATTAAGATTGCATTCTGTTATATTTTATTGGTAACTACTATGGGATGCATACGGAATGCTGATCTTCTGGACCAAcacaagaaatataaaattgtagaggaaacttaaatgtcTCAAAAGAAGgtagaagaacaaaaagaagcaTAGATACAGAGAGGTAACTGTAAAACTGACAGTCTGATGCTAgcaaactcccaaatatatcaGTAAAAAGTAAACTCAGCAGTTAAAGAGCTTAAGTTTTTAGACTGGGAAAACTACAAATGGACGTGTAATTTGGAGCTAATTCTCTGAGAAGTCCCAGGTCAATGTCAAATTGATTTACCTTTTTAACTAAACAATACCATTTCTAGTAAATTACCCaagagaagaaatcagaaattcaaagaaataaatgcacacaGAGATATACATGACGTATACACACAAGGGAATGTtctaaagtcattaaaatattgttaatattttaattatatattaaatatagaatattatatctaatattttatttaatattacaaTTTAATAGCATGAAAATGCTTATGCTATAATGCTAGGTCAAAAATAACAGGTTCCCAAAACCTTTTACACAGTAAGAACTGATGTTTATAAAATttagtttttgttcttttctttccttttactagTGCAtccaaaagagatgaaaataaaattgtcaaaaatGTGAACAGAAGTCATTTCTTGATATTGGGCCACTGGGTGGGTgaccaacatttttttcctcaatataCTTGTTTGATATTTATGActatgaaaatgtattatttttataatcagaaaaatattctTATTCTCCTGAAGGAGAGCTCATAGTGCACttcaaaaatactttatatgTAGTATGATTTGGTTGAAGCTAACACTGTTAAGAGAATTTACATTTGcacattttcttagttttatgtgtgtgcgtgtgtgcgtgcatgtgtgtatgttacCTTACATGAATTTTGAAAGACGCTTAGGGAAGGTACTGTTATCAACATCCCCTTTTCACAGCTAAGggaactgagggtcagagaggttacAAGACTTTTCCTGGGGCTTATTTTATAGATTGTGTTCTCTgccaatttttcaaaatatgtacaGACTACTGATCCGTTTTCTACATTTATGGATCAATGTCTATAAGGTTCCTGAACAGCATGAGTGGTGGCTGAATTTCATGACTATGCAAATAGCACACAGCCTTCCCAGTCTCAGTGGGTACTTTCCCAGCACCATAGGAGCACCAGGGCAAAGCAGCAGTCCAGATGTGAATCCTTAGCAAGCTGTAACCACAGGCATAAACACCTCTTGTAAATGAGGAACATTCTCATGATCTTGACACTGCAATCTCTTGGCGGTTTCCCAACGCCATTAAGAAACATTCCCTAATCTTACCAAGAAGGTTTgagggtttgtttggttttttttcaatttctaaagAGAAGTAGAGGAAGATAAAACTGGACAACTGGACAGACCACATCTTCGCCTTGTGTGGGACTTCCCAGCTCCCTGGAGTAGCCAGCATGTCTTTGGTCCTGCTCTCTGTCCTCTGGCTCGTCATTCAGACTCAAGGTAAGCTCCAAAGAATTACTTCATCGAGGTCACATCTTTCCAGAATAGGgtgagaaagcaaaagaaaagttcTTTGTTTTCAAAGCTGAAGTGGAGAACTGGAACTTCGTTCTTCTCAAAGTTTACCTTCTCAATGGAAATTCAGTCTTCTACGCAATTTcaacaaaccaaccaacaaaacctttagatattttatatcaatattctctctctttctctagcAATAGCCGTAACACAACCACCTGAATTGGAGCCCTATGAAGTAGTTCGTCCTACAAaactacatatacacacaaaggaGACACAGAACAATGAGGCGGAGAAGCATGGCAGAGAGGTAAGCAATGTGAATGGCCATGAGATTTTACAAACATCTAGAGACAGAGAAGGACCCTTTTACTAATAGAAGTAATGTCACAGTCAACATCTAATAATCTTGAAGCTCATATATACAACAGCTCTCCTTTGCCCAGGAGAGAACATAGGATTTCTCAAAATGACTTTACAATGAAGCAGCAGGAACGAAGTTAACTGCCTCATTTGGATAAAGCAGCTTGGACATTTCTCCAAGTTTGtaccaagaataaaaaaataaaaggagggcAAGAAGGACAGTCATTTCTAGGAGAAGTTCCTTGACAAGCTCACCAAACCCCTGTCTTCTCCCTACccttgccccttccccccaccGAACTGCCTTTTCCTCTGTGATTTTGTCTATGATGGAGAAATCAAATTATCATTAATTAACAAGATATTTCAAtggattaaatatatttattatctttatagtttctaatatacttccattttttgcaaaaattttactcattttataattttcaattttaatttgtaGTAGGCTTCTGGTTGCTTTTCTTTAGtgtatttggtttggttttaaagtaataaaaacatatgtcttaTTATTACCTTATCAGTAATCCATTAGGATACACAGAACAGAATATCTTACATTGGAGCAAACGATATGTCTCTATCCCCCAAATTAGAGTTAATTTTAATCTGTTAGTATTACCACTATGTTATTGCCCTTTTTGGAAACCCATCTTCATGTgcaatttatgttttctttttcatattttaaaagcataaaagaaCTACTTTTATCCTACATGCATTTGTAATTATTATTCTATATGTACTGCATGTagcattgtattataattattgtaGATAGACTCAGAAATATATATCATcactatattaaatatttttaggaaagatATGAGCCTGAACTTCGGTATCAGATTACATTAAATGGAGAAGAAGTCATTCTTTACCTACAAAAAGCCAAGTAAGTTGTATTTCCTGCAAGTCTAATCACTGCATTATACTAagagaatgtggaaaaagaaatcttttttagaGTTTATATAGTGTAAATTGAGATAGAAGACATGAAGCATAGGGATTGTTAGATGCTTATAGTTTGTGCTAATATTATCTAAGAAGCTTAATGTATCCCTAGAAAATTTTATGCCAAGTGTATACGAAAGAATACTGCACAAATGACTTCCTTCCTTGCTGCTCCTTGGaatttactgaaaataatttctaatatttaatttgATAAACTCAAACCTTTGATGTGACTTCCCATTACTTTTATAAGGGATATATTTCTAAGGCTTATTCAGTGCACTCAGCCTTGAGATAGATCCCAGGGGATGGGGCTCCACCAAGCTTCATAGCAACTTCTCCCTGAATGCACTGGTCCTTGATGCATATTTGTGACCCAGCACCCTTCAGAGATCCCACGGAGGCTGTGTCCTTGGTGCAAAGAACCCCAAAGGAATCCACTGACATTAGAAAAATCCCTGTCTGATTCCTGTATCAGAATGATATTTGAAGGCAGTTCCTTCCTCAGATCCAACAGGTAGAACTGAGGCTTTGATTTCCTGCAGGAGCAGATTTCCAATGTTGGAAAAGGACCAGTGGGTCAGAATATCAGCTCATTCTCACTATAGACATGATCACTCCTTTAGTGCTAAAGATCAGGTCAGAAATGTTAACCTTTATTACCATCGTGAGAGTATCCTGCAATTTTCTGCTTCCTCCAGGCATCTCCTGGGGCCAGACTACACTGAAACATTTTACTCACCTGGAGGAGAGGAGATCACCACCAGCCCTCAGAACATGGTGGGTTCTGACTGCTATCTGAGTCTTCCTGGGATCTACTGCTTGTATTCTGAGGTTCATAGGTCCaagggaaacttaaaaaaaaaatcaaaggacttGAGAGCAAGGTATTCATCTGTGACCAATGAGacaacagatgaaaaaaatcatagctttttaaaaagataggagCAATAATAGGAGGCTTCCAAGTGTTACATTTTTAGAAACAACCAAAAGTCTGCTTTCCCCTAGACCATCTTGTCAATAGGCTAGAAGAGTTCTTCCCTTGGTACTTGAAATGTCATGTTGCTATTTACTGTTTTCCAATGATATATGCATGTATCCTGAGATCGGCAATGGAATATCAATTATTTAATTAGCATGTGTTTTTCAATCTGGTTAAACCATCATCATATAATCATATAATGCCAAGGCCTGGATATCAGACATAGGAGAAGCAAGGCCAAgggaagaacaagaagaaaatataaaaagttcaGTCAAGGAGGATTACCAAGCTAAGTGAGTTTCTCAGACCCACCCTCCGTGGTACCCCAAACATCTGTGTCTCTAAAAAATAGACAAGACTTCTGCCACAGAATGGCTTTGTTCCCTTCTGACATCAAAACTCATGACAAAAATTTCATGGGCATCTGGGTTTTTGCTAACATTGACGTCTGGGGAAAGTATCTGATAAGTTAATTCATACTTAAGTGTGAATGGCCAATGATATCTTAATGTGGTATCTTTTCCAAGTTGTCTATAAGTAAATGCTTATGATGGCAAAGTTTcttgagaagggaagaaagacacAGATGGGATTTCAGACCTTGAGACAAGGCAGTTTATTCTGAACAAGAGTTTATCCATTCACGTTCTTGGATCATTCTACATGAGTGACCCCCTACTTCGTGTATATGGGAGCATCAACCATATCTGAAGCTCTAGTTGTAGACATTTCTCTGTGTTTTGATGCTGATTAAGAGATTCCACTCATACACCAATTAAAATGATGACTTGGACCAGTTAATCTGAGGGGCTCAGGAGTGGTAGTGTGGCCTCTTGGGGACTCTAGAATCTAGAAAAAGgaatacttcattttattgatatttgATGCACAGTGGAGCTTGCACAAGGGAGCCACCTTCTCAAAAGTTGGCCCTGACACCTGAGAGCTCTTGGGGAATGCTGCAGATCCCACGGGAAACTGGCTGCTTCCCAAACGCAGCGTCTACCTTTGCCATGGTCCACGTAGGTTCAAACGCCCTGGACTTTTCTTTAGTGTGAATTAGTGTCAGAAAAACAGCTCAGCCATCAAATATGGAGAGTTGCCAAGGTCAGGGGTGGATCCGTTCATAAACCCGCTGACGTTctcactgttttttgtttctggGAGCTGGTCTGGCCACACCCACTGCTTAAAGAACCTTCCTACATATTCAAGATGACAGCTTTCACCACAACTgtgatacatttatttttgtagtttaaaaaaaaaccttttttccccccaacctTAGGAACACTGCTACTATAAAGGACACATCCTAAATGAAAAGGACTCCATTGCCAGCATTAATACTTGTGATGGGTTGAGGTGAGAACCACTTGCAAAAACAGTACACATCCAGCACCATTTTGTCACACAGAATTGAGTCTTCCTGGACACCATGTCTTCTGACAATCTTGGTAAAATTTTCTGCATTGATAAATACTGAATATATATGGTTAAGTGAAGAAGAACGTATCATCCTTGTAATCATTTCATCATCTGCTGTTCTAGTAAAAGTTAGCCTTAGCGATTTTTAAACAAGCACCACACCCTGGAGCTTGCTGTCTAGAGCCATTTCCGTGTTTATCTTCCCACCACCCCCGCCACCCCTGAAcccattctgttttgttttcttaaagattCTGCCCTGAACATGACTTTTagatgtttttgtgtgtgtgtggtatttcTGTTTACTAAGGTGATTCTTGCCAATTAGGGAAAAGTTGGAAAGCATGAAAAAGCACAGATAAGAAATTATCCACTGCAAAATTATCCCTCTGAGTACCACTATGATTAATGGTTTGTCAAGGTTGTAACCTTTTATGCATCTAGACAAATGTATCTCTTACATgattgaaatatgaaataaaatacatataatttttctcCCAGCATGGTTCCTACCACATGACATCATAAGCCTCTTCCCATATCATAAAATATCTTCATAGACGTAATTTTTTAACAGCTGTGTTGGCTTCCTAATATTTCACCATATGGACTTGGTTTATATTTCTGAACCACTTTtccttctaagaagagaaaaTCTTTAAGTTACTGCTGGTTCCGGCCTGTTCTTCTGACTGATCTGTTTaacattctttctctcttccaagTTTCTTGGTATCTAAACAGTCCTTTACTATGTTCTCCATTAGATCCTTGGGACCTGCcaagaaatatttgctaaattCATAAATAAACTCTGGATAAATATTCGCTAATAAGCTCACGGTGTAAATTCCAACTTCTCTGGAGTAGCTTTACTTTAGCTTCTTGTTCAGAATTCTCTGGGTGATTAAAAGAGCCTCCATTTTAAGATGGACAAATGTTGATTATaacttaaattagaaaaaattagcTGCAAAGTCTGTGAATGGAAACGTCTACCTTTGCCGAACGTTCTACCTTCTTTCACTCTTTCTGAAAAAGAGAACTTCCTTCAGGCTGAGAAATACATAGATCTCTTTTTGGTGTCGGACAGTGGCTTTGCGAGCGTGGGATTGAGGGAGGGGTGTCTGTCCACTCAGCTCAGTAGATGTGACTGTTTGTGGCAGAGAATCCTGAAATGTAAATCTCTGTATCTCACAGGGGATACTTCACacatcacaataaaaaatacacGATAAAACCTCTGAAAGGCACTGACCAAGCAGAACATGCCGTCCTCGTGAATGAGCAGGAGGAGCTAGACCCAGCTGATCACACCTGTGGTGTAAGAAATGTTGGCAGGAAACCGGGCCTGATTCGAACCTCTAGGTCACCCCGAAGTCCGGAGGTGAGCAAGGCTTTCCTAACGTCACTCGGGTCACCTGTGTCAGCAATGGTGTGTAACACACTCGTGTGCTCAGCCGTGCCTCGTATGAGTAGAAACCATCCTTTATTTACCTCTTCTCAATTTAATTAtcctctgaagaaaaaaaaatctctgttagatttttacttttttaggaTGAAGCTATTATTAACAATGTTCTTTCACTCTTtctaaagaaagaagaatttcTGCAGGCTGAGAAATACCTTGATCTCTTTTTGGTGTTGGATAATGCCTTTGTGAGTATGAAATATGCATGCTTCTTGGCCAGTTAAGTCAACTTGTATGTTTCCTGATCAAGAGAACACAAGCAGTAAACTATTTTAGCTGAAGATACAAAGCCTGCCCACCTGATTCTGTTGTCCGTTGTCACTGCCTTGCCAGCAATAGTTTTCACTCATCCACCCCCTTTAATATCCGTCTGCTGCCAGAATATTCAGGTGTTGGAAATAAAGTGAATGCCAGATAGTTACAGTAAAATAACCACAATAactaaaaaacaagaaagaatggattattcatttttttaaaaaattctcactattatatgtaaatataaagtcAACATGAAACATATAGACTTTacaaattacatttatatataaaaatactagaACCTATGTTTCTAACTAACCAATACTGCTTTATAGTCAAATTTGAAGACTATTAATTTGGtttaaaaacattgaaattaTTAATTTGATGTATTCAACTTAATTTGAATTGGAATTTTACATGAATGCCTAATTTTTCTCTTACCGAAAAATTCTTGAAATAGAATTTGTTGAAACGCAAATTCTTATATAAAGTAGACATGGAATGAATAGACATTTATTCACATGAAGGGAAATGTgtaatttctcttaaaatgtaaaatcctGCTCCATCAGCTTTCTCACTTTAATTTGTGATTTTAATTAtactttgtattttgtatttgacAGTATAACATGTACAATAGGAATATAACTTTGATAAGAAGCTTTCTGTTTGATGTGATGAACCTACTCAATGTGGTAAGATATTTGTCCTATAAACATATTTTCACATAGGAACCTAGGGCTTCCCTATGTTTTTACCAAGTGAGGAGTTGGGAGAGTCACAATCGCTAAGGTCAGTGGGTCTGGGAAATTTAGCAGACAAGGACCAATGTCCAGGTAAAAATCACGCATACCGCAGCAAAGGCAACTTCTAGGAATTCCATTTTCAAAGTGGGATACATTTATCCATCACTAGCAAGATACATAGAAGTACTAAAGAAATCCCAAAcattttcatgaagaaaaatattcttcCCACAGATTTATAAAACCATAGACATTCAAGTGACCCTGGTAAGGATGGAGATCTGGTCTGACAGTGATAAGATAAAGGTGGTACCCGTCATGGGTACCACCTTTAACAACTTCCTGAATTGGCATCGTTCTAACCTGGGGAAAATGGAGACCCACGACCATGCTCAGCTACTCAGGTGAGCACACGCTGGCCAGGGCCAGGCCTGTTTTGGCAGAGGAGATAGTGATCCCAAAGGTTTCTTGGCAGAGATTTCTGTTCAGTTCTCTCTCCCTGATTCTACTAACAGCCTGTCAGATTGTTGGAGACCCGTGTCAGATCACTCAAATGGACTCTTGGATGTGAGACAGCCATCTGTGGTCATCATAAAGCTATAGAATAGCAGAAGCTTTTCTGGGGCTAAGTGAATATAAAAAGGGTAGGGGAACAAGGGAAATCTAAAACATAGTTGGCAAAAGTGGATGGTTCCAAAAACTCAAGATTGTGACAATGTACCTGTAACTTTCACACAGTGGAATTGGCTTCAACCATCGAATTTCGGGAATGGCAGCCTCGAACTCCTTGTGTTCCCCATCATCGGTTGCTGTTATTGAGGTTTGTAAACATATAGTAAGGCCCCCCAAAGTTCTATAACTTTGATGAAGGCATGTACAGTGTCTTATTCAGAGTTAGCAAAATGTACATTTGCTAAGTCAGTCAATACAAGTAGAAGTGAACCTGCTGGTAGATCACTACGTTGAAGATTCCTTGAATTATGCCATAGAATATCTCTTTACACTGACCCTCCCAGAGGTTTCAATCTTTAGTCCCTGTTGGAGAATAAGAACAGGAAGATTGGAACAGAAGGAAACTCCAGGTGCCCTCAATGGCCTGAGGC includes the following:
- the ADAMDEC1 gene encoding ADAM DEC1, translated to MSLVLLSVLWLVIQTQAIAVTQPPELEPYEVVRPTKLHIHTKETQNNEAEKHGREERYEPELRYQITLNGEEVILYLQKAKHLLGPDYTETFYSPGGEEITTSPQNMEHCYYKGHILNEKDSIASINTCDGLRGYFTHHNKKYTIKPLKGTDQAEHAVLVNEQEELDPADHTCGVRNVGRKPGLIRTSRSPRSPEKEEFLQAEKYLDLFLVLDNAFYNMYNRNITLIRSFLFDVMNLLNVIYKTIDIQVTLVRMEIWSDSDKIKVVPVMGTTFNNFLNWHRSNLGKMETHDHAQLLSGIGFNHRISGMAASNSLCSPSSVAVIEAKGKNNVALVAVMSHELGHVLGMPDVPYDTKCSSGSCVMNQYLSSKFPKDFSTTSRSHFKKYMFSKKPRCLLQAQVPKNMIIKPECGNRVLEAGEGCDCGSPKECTSPCCEATTCMSKPEADCGNHTEP